A genomic window from Silene latifolia isolate original U9 population chromosome 11, ASM4854445v1, whole genome shotgun sequence includes:
- the LOC141614324 gene encoding uncharacterized protein LOC141614324 produces the protein MKIGMWNIRGMNKLIKQLEVISLFNKCALDILCVVETRVKVNKCAPIQRKNFKQFLIQDNYSSHYNGRIWVLWRNSAFSIQCLNSSSQWIHLLVSHGRVQLEVTFVYGFNNPAQRLPLWDFMASNVHCSRPWLVIGDINCVRNSEERVSSDPPQILAMEEFNQAIADSGLEEIRTQGVLKGKFRSLHKSQYVGVSEKVKLLQQQLHQCQEKLQHAPTNSDLCLEEEELRQQYCKFRKVELSIGYQRAKAFEVKMGDASTAYFFSKIAGRRNQSNISKFLDTRGAAHTDQQGIATAFLDYYIGLLGTDVAVQEFDDTIMRNGHCLNTDDSLSLVAPVTTAEIEAALFSINPNKSPGPDGYSSGFFRDAWPVIQGSFTSSIQDFFTTGKLLKEINSTLISLIPKGNSPSTVLDYRPISCCSTIYKTVSKILTNRLQKVMPLIVGAEQAAFVTNRSIFDNTMLATELVRGYSRKLKSLRCVVKVDIWKAFDTVSWHFLKTILPLYGLPPQFCNWIITLVTSSRFSLRINGCAEGFFEGKERTKTR, from the exons ATGAAGATTGGGATGTGGAATATTAGGGGTATGAATAAGCTGATAAAGCAACTAGAGGTTATTTCTTTGTTTAATAAATGTGCGTTAGATATTTTATGTGTTGTGGAAACTCGAGTGAAGGTTAATAAATGTGCTCCTATTCAAAGAAAGAATTTCAAGCAGTTTCTCATTCAGGATAACTACTCTTCCCACTACAATGGGAGGATTTGGGTGCTCTGGAGGAATTCTGCTTTCTCAATTCAATGTCTTAATAGTAGCAGTCAGTGGATTCACTTACTGGTTAGTCATGGGAGGGTGCAACTGGAGGTAACTTTTGTTTATGGGTTTAATAATCCTGCTCAAAGACTGCCTCTCTGGGATTTTATGGCTAGTAATGTTCATTGTTCTAGACCTTGGCTGGTCATTGGGGATATCAATTGTGTTCGTAATAGCGAGGAAAGGGTCAGTTCTGATCCCCCTCAGATTCTGGCTATGGAAGAGTTTAACCAGGCCATTGCAGATTCTGGTTTGGAAGAAATTCGAACTCAGGGGGT GTTGAAAGGGAAATTTAGATCTCTGCACAAAAGCCAGTATGTTGGGGTTTCTGAAAAAGTCAAATTATTACAGCAGCAGCTCCATCAATGCCAAGAGAAGTTACAGCATGCTCCTACTAACTCTGACCTCTGCCTTGAGGAAGAGGAGCTCAGGCAGCAGTACTGTAAGTTCAGGAAGGTTGAACTAAGTATTGGTTATCAAAGAGCAAAAGCTTTTGAGGTTAAAATGGGGGATGCCAGCACTGCCTATTTTTTCTCTAAGATTGCTGGGAGAAGGAATCAATCTAATATTAGTAAATTTCTTGATACTCGGGGAGCTGCTCACACTGATCAGCAAGGGATTGCTACTGCTTTCTTGGATTATTATATTGGCCTGCTTGGGACTGATGTTGCAGTACAGGAGTTTGATGATACTATTATGAGGAATGGACATTGTCTGAATACTGATGATAGCCTTTCGTTGGTTGCCCCTGTTACCACTGCAGAGATTGAAGCTGCTTTGTTTTCAATAAATCCAAATAAGAGCCCAGGCCCTGATGGCTATTCATCTGGGTTTTTCAGGGATGCCTGGCCAGTCATTCAGGGTAGTTTCACCTCTTCTATTCAGGATTTTTTCACTACTGGCAAGCTGTTAAAGGAGATTAATTCAACTCTTATATCTCTTATCCCAAAGGGTAACTCTCCCTCTACTGTTCTGGATTATAGGCCAATTTCATGTTGTTCTACCATTTACAAGACTGTAAGCAAGATTTTGACTAATAGGCTTCAAAAAGTAATGCCTCTCATTGTTGGGGCAGAACAAGCTGCTTTTGTCACTAACAGATCCATATTTGACAACACGATGTTAGCAACTGAGTTGGTGAGGGGTTACAGTAGGAAGCTTAAATCTCTTAGGTGTGTGGTAAAAGTGGACATTTGGAAAGCTTTTGACACTGTTAGTTGGCATTTTCTGAAGACTATTCTCCCTCTGTATGGTTTACCTCCCCAATTTTGCAATTGGATCATTACTTTGGTTACAAGCTCCAGGTTTTCTCTAAGAATTAATGGGTGTGCTGAAGGTTTCTTTGAGGGTAAAGAGAGGACTAAGACAAGGTGA
- the LOC141614323 gene encoding uncharacterized protein LOC141614323, protein MFQTLKDAPQFSYHPKCVKLHLTHLIFADDLLVFVRGDLPSVVAVKNCLSLFSRYYGLTPNVSKTNIYFAGIRSDVQAMILSETGFVVGSFPFKYLGTPLHSSRLTADLFLPLMAKIKGRLGDWASLQLSYAGRIQLINTAIFGVEAFWCACLLLPRGVVRNLEKTCRQFFWGTESKRRMIFYSWDKVCRSRDQGGFDIREILSWNKTLMLKVFWSFSYHCTSIWMNWSKEFVFKRLSCWELAASFCVSPIWQKILYIRDEFLDKVGSRGKVQALFQDWNAAGRLPLKDIYQIFRGSHNVLKWLTPLTDSIVIPKHVVVATLVSQQALATVDNICKRGILFANRCVLCCSAAESSQHLFFQCPFSKHLMQQVLAWMGVTRGVLSLKHELYKIALCRGTRWRRKAACCSLAAVVYYIWQERNRRVFDGGCLRADQLMRKLI, encoded by the coding sequence ATGTTTCAGACTTTGAAAGATGCTCCTCAATTTAGCTATCATCCCAAGTGTGTTAAACTTCATTTGACTCACCTTATTTTTGCGGATGACCTGCTTGTATTTGTCAGAGGTGACCTCCCATCAGTGGTTGCAGTTAAGAACTGCTTAAGCCTTTTTTCTAGGTACTATGGTCTTACTCCTAATGTAAGTAAGACTAATATCTACTTTGCTGGAATCAGGAGTGATGTTCAAGCCATGATCCTATCTGAAACTGGGTTTGTTGTAGGGTCATTCCCGTTCAAATATCTTGGTACCCCCCTTCATTCCTCCCGGTTGACTGCTGATCTTTTCCTACCTCTTATGGCAAAGATCAAGGGCAGGCTGGGAGATTGGGCTAGTCTTCAGTTGTCATATGCTGGGAGAATTCAACTCATCAATACTGCTATCTTTGGGGTTGAAGCTTTTTGGTGTGCCTGTTTATTGCTGCCCAGAGGAGTAGTTAGGAATTTGGAGAAAACTTGTAGGCAATTTTTCTGGGGTACTGAATCCAAGAGAAGAATGATATTTTATAGTTGGGATAAAGTGTGTAGGAGTAGAGATCAAGGCGGGTTTGATATAAGGGAGATACTGAGTTGGAATAAAACGCTAATGCTGAAGGTTTTCTGGTCTTTCTCTTATCATTGTACTTCCATTTGGATGAACTGGTCCAAGGAGTTCGTTTTCAAGCGTCTTTCCTGTTGGGAGCTTGCTGCTTCCTTCTGTGTCTCACCCATTTGGCAAAAGATTTTGTATATCAGAGATGAATTTCTTGACAAGGTGGGGTCTAGGGGGAAGGTTCAGGCTTTATTTCAGGACTGGAATGCTGCTGGGAGGCTGCCTTTGAAGGATATTTATCAGATTTTTCGTGGCTCCCATAATGTGCTTAAATGGCTAACACCTCTCACTGATAGCATTGTTATACCTAAACATGTTGTGGTGGCCACCCTTGTATCTCAGCAGGCTCTTGCCACGGTTGATAATATCTGCAAGAGGGGTATTTTGTTTGCCAATAGGTGTGTGTTGTGTTGTTCTGCTGCTGAATCTTCTCAGCATCTTTTTTTCCAATGCCCTTTCTCTAAGCACCTGATGCAGCAGGTCTTAGCTTGGATGGGTGTTACTAGAGGCGTTCTTAGTCTCAAACATGAGCTTTATAAAATTGCTCTATGTCGTGGGACCAGATGGCGAAGGAAGGCTGCCTGCTGCTCCCTTGCTGCAGTAGTTTATTATATTTGGCAGGAGAGAAATAGGAGGGTCTTTGATGGTGGATGTCTAAGGGCTGACCAGCTTATGCGTAAACTCATATGA